A region of Cellulophaga sp. RHA19 DNA encodes the following proteins:
- the mutY gene encoding A/G-specific adenine glycosylase: protein MTFSQKILDWYALNKRSLPWRSTVNPYKIWLSEIMLQQTRVAQGTSYYLSFEKHFPTIFDLANASEEKVLKLWQGLGYYSRARNLHFTAKHIVNNLNGEFPNTYKELVKLKGVGDYTASAIASISFNEQQAVVDGNVYRVLSRYYGIDLPINSTEGVKYFKTLATEVMHSSNIRDYNQGIMEFGAIQCVPKNPDCKICPLNDSCVALEKNLIATLPVKLKKIKVKKRNFNYLVVVDAVGNTLLQQRTGKGIWQNLYQFPLLEEEVNEDTILELYNKVLPKIDVNSVTLYNKVAIVHKLSHQHLHTHFWVLHTDAVLEEGIPFSELEKYPVPVLIADYIKTL from the coding sequence ATGACTTTTTCCCAAAAAATTCTTGATTGGTACGCCTTAAATAAACGCTCTTTACCTTGGCGAAGCACTGTAAACCCTTATAAAATATGGCTTTCAGAAATTATGCTTCAACAAACAAGAGTTGCTCAAGGTACGTCTTATTATTTAAGTTTTGAAAAACATTTTCCCACAATTTTTGATTTAGCTAATGCTTCAGAGGAAAAAGTTTTAAAATTATGGCAAGGTTTGGGGTATTATTCAAGGGCAAGGAACCTTCATTTTACGGCAAAACACATTGTAAATAATTTAAATGGCGAGTTTCCTAATACATATAAGGAGTTGGTAAAACTAAAAGGAGTGGGTGATTATACTGCCAGTGCTATTGCATCTATTTCTTTTAATGAGCAACAAGCAGTTGTAGATGGTAATGTGTACAGAGTTTTGTCTAGATATTACGGTATAGATTTACCTATTAATAGTACGGAGGGGGTTAAATATTTTAAAACGTTGGCTACAGAAGTAATGCATTCCTCTAATATTAGAGATTACAATCAAGGTATAATGGAATTTGGAGCAATCCAATGTGTGCCTAAAAATCCAGATTGTAAAATATGTCCTTTAAATGATAGTTGCGTTGCATTAGAGAAAAACTTAATAGCTACTTTGCCAGTTAAACTAAAAAAGATTAAAGTTAAAAAGAGAAACTTTAATTATTTGGTTGTGGTTGATGCTGTAGGCAATACTTTATTGCAGCAGCGTACAGGTAAAGGAATATGGCAAAATTTATATCAATTTCCTTTGTTGGAGGAGGAGGTTAATGAGGATACAATATTAGAGTTATATAATAAGGTATTGCCTAAAATAGATGTAAATAGTGTTACCTTATATAATAAGGTAGCAATTGTGCATAAACTATCGCATCAGCATTTACATACACACTTTTGGGTGCTTCATACAGATGCTGTTTTAGAAGAAGGAATTCCTTTTTCTGAATTAGAAAAATATCCTGTACCTGTTTTAATAGCAGACTACATAAAAACATTGTAA
- a CDS encoding beta-ketoacyl synthase N-terminal-like domain-containing protein, translating into MSIYITALASISPLGTSLDKVWESYKNDAHLLEEKNIGSQKSWVAGLNDDAKQEIEALKNSDLKYKSLDDTVLFAMYASRKALKQAGWSSKDNFGVNFGSSRGATALFEKYHTEFLEKDKASTLSSPTTTLGNISSWVAHDLQTQGPEISHSITCSTALHSLLNGVAWVKSGMANKFLVGGSEAPLTPFTIAQMKALKIYARGTEAYPCKAFDVTKDQNTMVLGEGAAVIGIENGNKENALAEIIGVGYATEVLKHNISISSDAVCFQRSMKMALEGVNLDDVDVIVMHAPGTIKGDLSEIEAIHKVFCNKIPSLTTNKWKIGHSFGASGMLSIELAIAMLQKQEFIKVPFVNYAETPKSIKKVLINAVGFGGNAVSILLQKTF; encoded by the coding sequence ATGAGTATTTACATTACGGCACTGGCATCTATTTCTCCTTTAGGAACTTCTTTAGATAAAGTTTGGGAGAGTTATAAAAACGATGCGCATTTATTAGAAGAAAAAAATATAGGCAGTCAAAAAAGTTGGGTTGCTGGCTTAAATGATGATGCCAAGCAAGAAATAGAAGCTTTAAAAAACTCTGACTTAAAGTATAAAAGTTTAGATGATACTGTATTGTTTGCTATGTATGCTTCAAGAAAAGCACTAAAGCAAGCCGGTTGGAGTTCAAAAGATAATTTTGGTGTAAACTTTGGATCTTCACGCGGAGCTACAGCTTTGTTTGAAAAATATCATACAGAGTTTTTAGAAAAAGATAAAGCATCAACCCTATCATCACCAACAACTACATTGGGTAATATTTCTTCTTGGGTTGCTCATGATTTGCAAACGCAGGGTCCGGAAATATCACACTCTATTACTTGTTCTACAGCATTACATTCGTTATTAAATGGTGTTGCTTGGGTAAAAAGCGGAATGGCAAATAAATTTTTAGTAGGTGGTAGTGAGGCTCCTTTAACGCCTTTTACCATTGCGCAAATGAAAGCTTTAAAAATTTATGCAAGAGGTACAGAAGCATATCCTTGTAAAGCTTTTGATGTAACAAAAGACCAAAATACTATGGTTTTGGGAGAAGGAGCTGCGGTAATTGGTATAGAGAACGGGAATAAAGAAAATGCCCTAGCGGAAATTATAGGTGTTGGTTATGCTACAGAAGTTTTAAAACATAATATTTCTATTTCTTCTGATGCTGTATGTTTTCAACGTTCTATGAAAATGGCTTTAGAAGGAGTAAATCTGGACGATGTGGACGTTATTGTAATGCATGCGCCAGGCACAATTAAAGGAGATTTGTCAGAAATTGAAGCAATACATAAAGTTTTTTGTAACAAAATACCTTCTTTAACTACAAATAAGTGGAAGATAGGTCATTCTTTTGGCGCTTCAGGGATGTTAAGTATAGAGCTAGCAATAGCAATGTTGCAAAAACAAGAATTTATAAAAGTTCCTTTTGTAAACTATGCAGAAACTCCAAAGAGTATAAAAAAGGTGCTAATAAACGCTGTTGGCTTTGGTGGTAACGCTGTAAGTATTTTATTGCAAAAAACTTTTTAA
- the bioB gene encoding biotin synthase BioB — protein MSEVRHNWSKQEILDIYNKPLMDLLYEAATIHRQEHDPNTVQVSTLLSIKTGGCPEDCGYCPQAARYHTDVEGNDLMSVQQVKAQALRAKSSGSSRVCMGAAWRNVKDGPEFDQVLEMVRTINKLDMEVCCTLGMITENQAQRLAEAGLYAYNHNLDTSEDYYKDVISTRAFEDRLDTIENVRKTNVTVCSGGIIGMGEALEDRAGMLVALSTLSPQPESVPINALVAVEGTPMEDIEPVSIWDMVRMVATTRIVMPNTQVRLSAGRTQMSREGQAMCFFAGANSIFAGDKLLTTPNPDVNEDMEMFKMLGLNPQKPFTKVSQPKTVEAQDSEYQNLGEKPKWSRPGHKIERNEAAKEKAKLTK, from the coding sequence ATGAGCGAAGTAAGACACAACTGGAGCAAGCAAGAAATTTTAGATATATATAATAAACCGTTAATGGATTTACTGTATGAGGCAGCAACAATTCATAGACAAGAACACGATCCTAACACAGTACAAGTATCTACTTTGTTATCTATAAAAACAGGTGGTTGTCCTGAAGATTGTGGGTACTGCCCACAAGCAGCTAGGTATCATACAGATGTAGAAGGCAATGATTTAATGTCTGTGCAACAAGTAAAAGCACAAGCTTTACGTGCAAAATCTTCTGGAAGTTCTAGAGTTTGTATGGGGGCAGCTTGGCGTAATGTTAAAGACGGACCAGAATTTGACCAAGTATTAGAAATGGTACGTACAATAAACAAACTAGATATGGAGGTTTGTTGTACACTTGGTATGATTACTGAAAACCAAGCGCAAAGATTAGCTGAAGCTGGTTTGTATGCTTATAACCATAACTTAGATACATCTGAAGATTATTACAAAGATGTAATTTCTACTCGTGCTTTTGAAGATAGATTAGATACTATTGAAAATGTACGTAAAACCAATGTTACTGTTTGTAGTGGTGGTATTATTGGTATGGGCGAAGCTTTAGAAGATAGAGCAGGTATGTTAGTTGCATTATCTACTTTAAGTCCGCAACCAGAATCTGTGCCAATTAATGCATTAGTAGCTGTAGAAGGTACACCAATGGAGGATATAGAGCCGGTATCTATTTGGGATATGGTGCGTATGGTTGCAACCACACGTATTGTTATGCCAAATACTCAGGTTAGGTTATCTGCAGGGCGTACGCAAATGAGTAGAGAAGGGCAAGCAATGTGTTTCTTTGCAGGTGCCAACTCAATCTTTGCAGGAGATAAATTATTAACTACTCCTAATCCAGATGTAAACGAGGATATGGAAATGTTTAAGATGTTAGGTTTAAATCCGCAAAAACCATTTACTAAAGTTTCTCAACCAAAAACAGTAGAAGCTCAGGATTCTGAGTATCAAAATTTAGGTGAAAAACCAAAATGGTCTAGACCGGGTCATAAAATAGAACGTAACGAGGCTGCTAAAGAAAAAGCAAAGCTTACAAAATAA
- a CDS encoding putative signal transducing protein yields the protein MSQKFYKLAAFEYLADTVIIKGKLESEGIEVFLKDENTVNSDPLISNAIGGIKLLVLDEDKDKAIEIYNEIRSYAVDDDGKPLACPNCKAEKLEGYYSGKGIFYKLFPFFEKRKFRCFNCNIVS from the coding sequence ATGAGTCAGAAATTTTACAAGTTAGCCGCATTTGAGTATTTGGCAGATACAGTTATTATAAAAGGCAAGCTAGAGTCAGAAGGTATTGAGGTGTTTTTAAAAGATGAAAACACGGTAAATTCAGACCCATTAATTAGCAACGCAATTGGCGGAATAAAACTTTTGGTTTTAGATGAAGATAAGGACAAAGCAATAGAAATTTATAATGAAATTAGAAGCTATGCAGTAGATGATGACGGAAAACCTTTAGCATGCCCAAATTGCAAGGCAGAAAAGTTAGAAGGCTATTATTCTGGAAAGGGAATTTTTTACAAATTGTTTCCTTTTTTTGAAAAACGAAAGTTTCGTTGTTTTAACTGCAATATAGTTTCTTAA
- the bioA gene encoding adenosylmethionine--8-amino-7-oxononanoate transaminase, translating into MNLTERDKKHLWHPLTQHKLHSAMLPIVKAKGAVLTDDKGKDYIDGISSWYTSVYGHCNDYILGKVQAQMQQLDQVVFSGFTHKPAIELSEELIKILPNNQQKLFFSDNGSTSVEIGIKMALQYHFNKGEKRNVMLAFEDGFHGDTFGAMSVSSLSVYNGPFEDFFIDVERIPVPTEENIEAILLQIEDLVSTKAIAGFVYEPLVQGAAAMKMHNVEGLNKILSALKKHNVLLVADEVMTSFGKTGEFFASDYMDVKPDVICMSKALTAGLVPMAATSCTQQVYDAFYDDDISKGLFHGHTYTANPLACTAALAGLELLKSAEMQDNIARIIASHKQFNEEVKNHPKVATTRQLGVIYALDLNIKMERYGNLRDKLFKHFMDSGVFLRPLGNTIYILAPFVTTDEQLQKIYNSIKEALEIV; encoded by the coding sequence ATGAATCTTACAGAGAGAGATAAAAAACACTTGTGGCACCCGTTAACCCAGCATAAATTACATAGCGCAATGTTGCCAATTGTAAAGGCTAAAGGGGCAGTGTTAACTGATGATAAAGGAAAAGATTATATAGACGGAATATCTTCATGGTATACCTCTGTATACGGACATTGTAATGATTATATTTTAGGAAAAGTTCAGGCGCAAATGCAACAGTTAGACCAGGTTGTGTTTAGTGGTTTTACGCATAAACCAGCTATAGAACTGTCTGAAGAGTTAATAAAAATATTGCCAAACAATCAGCAGAAGTTATTTTTCTCAGATAACGGTTCTACTTCGGTAGAAATAGGAATTAAAATGGCATTGCAATATCATTTTAATAAAGGCGAAAAGCGTAATGTAATGTTAGCTTTTGAAGACGGATTTCATGGCGACACGTTTGGTGCAATGTCTGTGTCTAGTTTATCTGTTTATAACGGTCCTTTTGAAGATTTTTTTATAGATGTAGAGCGTATTCCTGTACCCACAGAAGAAAATATAGAAGCTATTTTATTGCAAATTGAAGATTTGGTTAGTACTAAAGCTATTGCAGGTTTTGTGTATGAGCCTCTTGTACAAGGAGCAGCAGCAATGAAAATGCATAATGTAGAAGGTTTAAATAAAATTTTATCAGCCTTAAAAAAACATAATGTTCTTTTAGTTGCAGATGAGGTAATGACTAGCTTTGGTAAAACAGGTGAGTTTTTTGCTTCTGATTATATGGATGTAAAGCCAGATGTTATATGTATGTCTAAGGCATTAACGGCAGGTTTGGTCCCAATGGCAGCTACTAGTTGTACGCAACAAGTTTATGATGCTTTTTATGATGATGATATTTCTAAAGGATTATTTCACGGGCATACATACACTGCAAATCCTTTGGCTTGTACTGCTGCGTTAGCAGGTTTAGAGTTGCTTAAGTCTGCAGAAATGCAAGATAATATTGCTAGAATTATAGCTTCCCATAAGCAATTTAATGAAGAGGTTAAAAATCATCCTAAAGTTGCAACAACAAGACAGTTGGGTGTTATTTATGCATTAGATCTTAATATAAAAATGGAGCGCTACGGTAATTTAAGAGATAAATTATTTAAGCATTTTATGGATTCTGGAGTGTTTTTACGTCCGTTAGGAAATACAATTTACATTTTGGCGCCTTTTGTAACTACAGATGAGCAACTTCAAAAAATATACAACTCAATTAAAGAAGCACTAGAAATAGTTTAA
- a CDS encoding flotillin family protein, with protein MILVPLQLGGNASLIGIAVAILFFFIIVISFIRRYKRCPSDRILVVYGKVGGGNSAKCIHGGAAFIWPVVQDYEFLDLTPISIEVNLVNALSKQNIRVNVPSRFTIGISTEPGVMQNAAERLLGLGQSQIQDLAQEIIFGQLRLVVASMDIEEINNDRDKFLTNISQSVETELKKVGLKLINVNITDIVDESGYIEALGKEAAAHAINAARKSVAEKTRDGSIGEANALQDERTQVAAANAQAVEGENIAKINVANSDSLRRQREAEAERTAIASEKVQSAKALEESYAAEKDAELARAERVRSSQMADIVVPAEIDKKKVEIDAEADAERTRRLAKGEADAILFKAQAEAQGILEVLTKQAQGLDEIVKAAGDNPKDAVLLLVADKLPELVKTQAEAIKNIKIDKVTVWDSGAKTADGKGSTANFISGMYKSVPPLQEMFNMAGMQLPEYLKGKDVEAVDVEEKSSKKDENK; from the coding sequence ATGATTTTAGTACCCCTACAGTTGGGCGGTAATGCCAGTTTAATTGGTATTGCAGTAGCCATTTTGTTCTTTTTTATAATTGTGATCTCGTTTATACGTAGATACAAACGATGTCCTTCAGACAGGATTTTAGTTGTGTACGGTAAAGTGGGCGGAGGAAATTCGGCCAAATGTATACACGGTGGAGCCGCTTTTATTTGGCCAGTTGTACAAGATTATGAATTTTTAGATTTAACACCTATATCTATAGAGGTTAACCTAGTAAATGCATTAAGTAAGCAAAATATACGTGTAAACGTACCTTCAAGATTTACAATTGGTATATCTACAGAGCCTGGAGTTATGCAAAATGCTGCAGAGCGTTTATTAGGATTAGGTCAGAGTCAAATTCAAGATTTAGCACAAGAAATTATTTTTGGACAATTACGTTTGGTAGTTGCTTCTATGGATATTGAAGAAATTAACAACGATAGAGATAAATTTTTAACTAACATATCTCAGAGTGTAGAAACGGAATTAAAAAAGGTTGGTTTAAAATTAATCAACGTAAATATTACAGATATTGTTGATGAGTCTGGATATATTGAAGCTTTAGGTAAAGAAGCTGCTGCACACGCAATTAATGCAGCGCGTAAATCTGTAGCAGAGAAAACAAGAGATGGTTCTATTGGTGAAGCTAACGCATTACAAGATGAGCGTACACAAGTAGCAGCAGCAAATGCACAAGCTGTAGAAGGTGAAAACATTGCAAAAATTAATGTTGCAAATTCAGATTCTTTACGTCGTCAAAGAGAAGCAGAAGCAGAGCGTACGGCAATTGCATCAGAAAAAGTACAATCTGCAAAAGCATTAGAAGAATCTTATGCGGCAGAAAAAGATGCGGAACTTGCAAGAGCAGAACGTGTGCGTAGTTCACAAATGGCAGATATAGTTGTACCTGCAGAGATAGATAAGAAAAAAGTAGAGATAGATGCAGAAGCAGATGCAGAGCGTACAAGACGTTTAGCAAAAGGTGAAGCAGATGCAATCTTATTTAAAGCGCAAGCAGAAGCACAAGGTATTTTAGAGGTTTTAACTAAGCAAGCACAAGGTTTAGATGAAATTGTAAAAGCTGCGGGAGACAATCCTAAAGATGCAGTATTATTATTAGTGGCAGATAAGTTACCAGAATTGGTTAAAACACAAGCAGAAGCTATTAAAAATATTAAAATTGATAAGGTTACTGTTTGGGATTCTGGAGCAAAAACTGCAGATGGTAAAGGTTCTACAGCTAACTTTATTTCTGGTATGTACAAATCTGTACCACCACTACAAGAAATGTTTAATATGGCTGGTATGCAATTACCAGAGTATTTAAAAGGTAAAGATGTAGAGGCAGTAGATGTAGAAGAGAAATCATCTAAAAAAGACGAAAATAAATAA
- a CDS encoding Rne/Rng family ribonuclease, whose translation MNKELIVRSGSNAVDFALTKDGKLIELHKEEDNNNFSVGDIFLAKIRKPVTGLNAAFVDVGYEKDAFLHYHDLGPQLSSMLKFVKGASTGKLKDFSLKDFPFEKDIDKDGSINDAIKSNQSLLVQIVKEPISTKGPRISSELSLAGRYVVMVPFSDRVSVSQKIESKEEKERLKRLVRSIKPKGFGVIIRTVAEGKKVAELDKDLENLLDKWTVMCKKLYKAPHPSKVLVELNRASSILRDVFNDTFTGIHVDDTTLYNEIKDYVQEIAPKKESIVKLYESSVPIFEKFGIERQIKTSFGRTASMSKGAYLIIEHTEALHVIDVNSGNRSNKAKNQEDTALEVNMISATEIARQLRLRDMGGIIVVDFIDMGKPDHRKKLFDHLRDEMKDDRAKHKILPPSKFGLIQITRQRVRPERNIKTMEKNPSGVNGAEVEAPIVLIDKIKSDLEKLLNGPAKDNDVILHIHPFIAAYLTKGLQSIRFKWFMEYKKWVKVQPRDAYTYLEYRFKNKKGKTIY comes from the coding sequence GTGAATAAAGAATTAATCGTAAGATCTGGTTCTAACGCTGTCGATTTTGCCTTAACTAAGGACGGAAAACTAATAGAACTTCACAAAGAAGAGGACAATAACAATTTTTCTGTTGGCGATATATTTCTTGCCAAAATAAGAAAACCTGTTACTGGCCTTAACGCTGCATTTGTAGATGTTGGTTATGAAAAAGATGCATTTTTGCATTATCATGACCTTGGTCCGCAGTTATCTTCTATGCTGAAATTCGTAAAGGGAGCAAGTACTGGAAAATTAAAAGATTTTTCATTAAAAGACTTCCCTTTTGAAAAAGATATTGATAAAGACGGTAGCATTAACGATGCTATTAAATCTAATCAATCCTTATTAGTACAAATTGTAAAAGAACCTATCTCTACCAAAGGACCACGAATTAGCTCCGAGCTTTCATTAGCAGGACGTTATGTGGTTATGGTACCATTTTCAGACAGAGTTTCTGTTTCTCAAAAAATAGAAAGCAAAGAAGAAAAAGAGAGGTTAAAAAGACTTGTAAGAAGCATAAAACCAAAAGGTTTTGGTGTAATTATAAGAACCGTTGCCGAAGGCAAAAAAGTTGCAGAGCTAGACAAGGATCTAGAAAACTTACTGGACAAATGGACAGTAATGTGTAAAAAATTGTATAAAGCACCTCACCCATCTAAAGTATTAGTAGAGCTAAACAGAGCATCATCTATACTTAGAGACGTATTTAACGACACCTTTACAGGAATACATGTTGATGATACAACGCTTTACAATGAAATAAAAGATTATGTGCAGGAAATTGCACCAAAGAAAGAATCTATTGTAAAATTATATGAGTCTTCCGTACCAATTTTTGAAAAATTTGGAATAGAAAGACAAATTAAAACTTCATTTGGTAGAACTGCCTCTATGAGTAAAGGCGCCTATTTAATAATAGAACATACTGAAGCCCTACACGTTATAGATGTTAACAGTGGTAACAGATCTAATAAGGCAAAAAACCAAGAAGATACAGCATTAGAGGTAAATATGATTTCTGCTACAGAAATAGCCAGACAATTACGCTTACGCGATATGGGAGGTATTATTGTTGTAGATTTTATAGATATGGGCAAGCCAGATCATAGAAAAAAACTTTTTGATCATCTACGTGATGAAATGAAAGATGACAGAGCTAAGCATAAAATTTTACCACCAAGTAAATTTGGACTTATTCAAATAACAAGACAAAGAGTAAGACCAGAAAGGAACATTAAAACAATGGAGAAAAACCCTAGCGGCGTAAATGGCGCAGAGGTAGAAGCTCCTATAGTTTTAATAGATAAGATTAAATCCGATTTAGAAAAACTACTAAACGGCCCTGCAAAAGACAACGATGTTATTCTACACATACACCCGTTTATTGCAGCATATCTTACAAAAGGATTACAATCCATTCGTTTCAAGTGGTTTATGGAATATAAAAAATGGGTTAAAGTGCAGCCTAGAGACGCATATACGTATCTAGAATATCGCTTTAAAAACAAAAAAGGTAAAACCATATATTAA
- a CDS encoding HU family DNA-binding protein: MTKADIVSKISDKLGIEKGDVQATVETFMEEVKTSLENGDNVYLRGFGSFIIKTRAEKTGRNISKNTTIKIPAHNIPAFKPAKVFVEGVKSNVQVK; encoded by the coding sequence ATGACGAAAGCAGATATCGTATCGAAAATCTCAGATAAACTGGGTATTGAAAAAGGAGATGTACAGGCTACTGTTGAAACTTTTATGGAAGAGGTTAAAACTTCATTAGAGAATGGAGATAATGTTTACCTAAGAGGTTTTGGTAGTTTTATTATTAAAACAAGAGCAGAAAAAACTGGTAGAAATATTTCAAAAAACACTACCATTAAAATACCAGCTCATAACATCCCTGCATTTAAGCCTGCAAAGGTTTTTGTTGAAGGTGTAAAGAGCAACGTACAAGTAAAATAA
- a CDS encoding regulatory protein RecX: MSLQPSYTIKEATKKLEQYCAYQERCHKEVAKKLKDMGMITDARDVIITHLIKENYLNEERFAQSFARGKFNIKKWGKNRIVNELKFRDISIYNIKTALKEIEDNKYTETLDALATKRANEVKETNVFKKRKKIADYLLYRGWESHLVYEKVKELTPTN, translated from the coding sequence ATGAGTCTACAACCCTCTTACACTATTAAAGAAGCAACTAAAAAATTAGAGCAGTACTGCGCATACCAAGAACGTTGCCACAAAGAAGTTGCCAAAAAACTAAAAGATATGGGGATGATTACAGATGCTAGAGATGTTATAATTACTCATTTAATTAAAGAAAACTACTTAAACGAAGAGCGTTTTGCTCAAAGTTTTGCTCGTGGAAAATTTAATATTAAAAAATGGGGCAAAAATAGAATTGTAAACGAACTAAAGTTTAGAGACATATCTATTTACAATATTAAAACAGCTTTAAAAGAAATAGAAGACAATAAATACACAGAGACATTAGATGCACTTGCCACTAAAAGAGCTAATGAAGTTAAAGAAACCAATGTATTTAAAAAAAGAAAAAAAATAGCAGACTATTTACTATACAGAGGCTGGGAAAGTCATTTGGTTTACGAAAAAGTAAAAGAACTTACTCCTACCAATTAA
- a CDS encoding cupin-like domain-containing protein has product MQLQDIPRVKTITKEDFINHFFKPQKPVVVERFIEEWPAYSKWNLEYMKTVAGDKLVPLYDDRPVDYKDGFNEPHATMKMADYIDLLKKEPTKFRIFLWNILKEVPHLQKDFTYPDFGLRLMKSLPMLFFGGRDSHTFMHYDIDLANIFHFHFEGDKEVVLFDQSQNKHLYKVPHSLITNESINFSDPDYSKWPALKNAKGFKTTLQHGEVLYMPEGYWHYMKYITPGFSMSLRAIARNPKNLSKALYNVFIMRNYDNLMRRIKGQKWIDWKNNKSIIDTNKALK; this is encoded by the coding sequence TTGCAGTTACAAGATATTCCAAGGGTAAAAACCATTACCAAAGAAGATTTTATAAACCACTTTTTTAAGCCTCAAAAACCAGTAGTTGTTGAACGTTTTATTGAAGAGTGGCCTGCGTATTCTAAATGGAATTTAGAATATATGAAAACTGTAGCGGGAGATAAACTTGTACCGCTTTATGATGATAGACCTGTAGATTATAAAGATGGTTTTAATGAGCCACACGCCACAATGAAAATGGCAGATTATATAGATTTGCTTAAAAAAGAGCCTACTAAATTCCGTATCTTCTTGTGGAATATCTTAAAGGAAGTTCCTCATTTACAAAAAGATTTTACGTATCCGGACTTTGGCTTACGATTAATGAAAAGTCTTCCTATGTTATTTTTTGGCGGTAGAGATTCTCATACATTTATGCATTATGATATTGATTTAGCTAATATTTTTCATTTTCATTTTGAAGGAGATAAAGAGGTGGTTCTTTTTGATCAGTCTCAGAATAAACACTTATATAAAGTGCCACATTCTTTAATTACAAACGAGAGTATAAATTTTTCTGACCCAGATTATAGTAAATGGCCAGCACTAAAAAATGCTAAAGGCTTTAAAACAACATTGCAACACGGAGAAGTGCTATATATGCCAGAGGGCTATTGGCATTATATGAAGTATATTACGCCAGGTTTTTCTATGAGTTTGCGGGCAATAGCGCGTAACCCTAAAAACTTAAGTAAAGCGCTCTACAATGTCTTTATAATGCGTAATTATGATAATCTAATGCGTAGAATTAAAGGTCAAAAATGGATAGATTGGAAAAATAATAAATCTATAATAGATACAAATAAGGCATTAAAGTAA
- a CDS encoding single-stranded DNA-binding protein: MSGTLNKVMLIGHLGDAVKMHYFEGGNCIGRFPIATNESYTNKQTGERVTNTDWHNVVVRNKAAEICEKYLSKGDKIYVEGRLKNRQWQAEDGTTRYATEVHVQDFTFLSTKQESMNNAQNNSAQPAQQQQSQAAPQQSAPVQQNTAAPSEPVEDDDLPF, translated from the coding sequence ATGAGTGGTACGTTAAACAAAGTGATGCTAATTGGGCATTTAGGAGATGCAGTAAAAATGCACTATTTTGAAGGAGGAAACTGTATAGGAAGATTTCCTATTGCAACTAATGAGTCTTATACAAATAAGCAAACAGGAGAGCGTGTTACAAATACAGATTGGCACAATGTTGTAGTGCGTAATAAAGCCGCAGAAATATGCGAAAAGTATTTAAGCAAGGGAGATAAAATATACGTTGAGGGAAGATTAAAAAACCGTCAATGGCAAGCGGAAGATGGTACTACGCGTTATGCAACAGAGGTACACGTGCAAGATTTTACATTTTTATCTACTAAGCAAGAGAGTATGAATAATGCGCAAAATAATTCTGCACAACCAGCTCAGCAACAGCAAAGTCAAGCTGCGCCACAACAAAGTGCTCCTGTGCAACAAAATACTGCAGCTCCTAGTGAGCCTGTAGAAGATGACGATTTACCGTTTTAA
- the bioD gene encoding dethiobiotin synthase: MKTKQIFVTGISTEVGKTVASAILTEALEADYWKPIQAGDLDTSDSHKIADFISNSKTVIHKNSYALQTPMSPHAAAEIDGVVIEVDKIVAPKTSNHLVIEGAGGLLVPLNNNDTILDIIDPSYQVVVVSRHYLGSINHTLLTVNYLEERGFKVSIIFSGEEHKTTESIILSKTNAKLIGRIEEEPYFDKNVIKEYADLFRDNL; the protein is encoded by the coding sequence ATGAAAACAAAACAAATATTTGTAACTGGTATATCTACAGAAGTTGGTAAAACGGTTGCTTCTGCAATATTAACTGAAGCATTAGAGGCAGATTACTGGAAGCCAATACAGGCAGGAGATTTAGATACGTCAGACAGTCATAAAATAGCAGATTTTATTTCTAACTCTAAAACGGTAATACATAAAAATAGTTACGCTTTGCAAACACCTATGAGTCCGCATGCGGCGGCAGAAATAGACGGTGTAGTAATAGAGGTAGATAAAATAGTGGCGCCAAAAACAAGTAATCACCTGGTTATAGAAGGCGCAGGTGGTTTATTAGTTCCTTTAAATAATAATGATACCATATTAGATATTATAGATCCTAGTTACCAAGTTGTAGTGGTTTCTAGACATTATTTAGGCAGTATAAATCATACTTTATTAACGGTAAATTATTTAGAAGAGCGTGGTTTTAAAGTGTCTATAATTTTTAGTGGAGAAGAACACAAAACAACAGAAAGTATTATATTATCTAAAACAAATGCAAAACTTATAGGCCGTATAGAAGAAGAACCATATTTTGATAAAAATGTGATAAAAGAATACGCAGATTTGTTTAGAGATAACCTATAA